A single region of the Solwaraspora sp. WMMD406 genome encodes:
- the xseA gene encoding exodeoxyribonuclease VII large subunit, with protein sequence MTAAETPRSSAEEPWPVRVVSQKISAWIGRLGWVWVDGQVAQISRRPGATTVFLTLRDPSADLSLTVTTNRDVLDSGAPELSDGARVVLRAKPEFYPARGTLSLRADEIRQVGLGELLARLEKLKRLLAAEGLFDRARKRRPPFLPQRIGLITGRASAAERDVLTNARRRWPAVEFRVVNVAVQGSGAVPQLLDALAVLDADPSVDVIVIARGGGSVEDLLPFSDEALCRAVFGCRTPVVSAIGHETDAPLLDYVADVRASTPTDAAKRLVPDLAEESRLIAVARQRLDRAVLGMLDREAHRLEMVRSRPVLARPQVLLDGRAGEVTGLRDRAARCLAHRLTAGTAELGHTLARLRALSPAATLDRGYAIVQDAAGQVVRSPGQVSAGDRLRLRLAGGDLGAVAKPDSTGEQGQGQEPR encoded by the coding sequence ATGACCGCAGCCGAGACGCCCCGCAGCAGCGCGGAGGAGCCGTGGCCGGTCCGGGTGGTCAGCCAGAAGATCAGCGCCTGGATCGGCCGGCTCGGCTGGGTCTGGGTCGACGGCCAGGTAGCCCAGATCAGTCGGCGGCCCGGCGCGACCACCGTGTTCCTGACGCTGCGGGATCCGTCGGCCGACCTGAGCCTGACCGTCACCACCAACCGGGACGTACTGGACAGCGGTGCTCCTGAGTTGTCCGACGGCGCGCGAGTGGTGCTACGCGCCAAGCCGGAGTTCTATCCGGCACGCGGCACCCTCAGCCTGCGGGCCGACGAGATTCGTCAGGTCGGGCTCGGTGAACTGCTGGCCCGGCTGGAGAAGCTCAAACGGCTGTTGGCGGCGGAAGGGCTGTTCGACCGGGCCCGCAAGCGGCGTCCCCCGTTCCTGCCGCAGCGGATCGGGTTGATCACCGGCCGGGCGTCGGCGGCCGAACGGGACGTGCTGACCAACGCCCGACGCCGCTGGCCGGCGGTGGAGTTTCGGGTGGTCAACGTCGCGGTGCAGGGCTCCGGAGCGGTCCCGCAACTGCTGGACGCGCTCGCCGTGCTCGACGCCGACCCGTCGGTCGACGTGATCGTCATCGCCCGGGGTGGTGGCAGCGTGGAGGATCTGCTGCCCTTCTCCGACGAGGCGCTGTGCCGGGCGGTGTTCGGCTGCCGCACCCCGGTGGTCAGCGCGATCGGGCACGAGACCGACGCCCCCCTGTTGGACTACGTCGCCGACGTCCGGGCCTCCACGCCGACCGACGCCGCCAAGCGGCTGGTGCCGGATCTGGCAGAGGAGTCACGGCTGATCGCCGTGGCCCGACAGCGGCTGGACCGGGCGGTGCTCGGAATGCTCGACCGGGAGGCGCACCGGCTGGAGATGGTCCGGTCCCGCCCGGTGCTGGCCCGGCCCCAAGTGCTGCTCGACGGGCGGGCCGGCGAGGTCACCGGCCTGCGGGACCGCGCCGCCCGGTGCCTGGCGCACCGGCTCACCGCCGGCACCGCCGAACTGGGCCACACGCTCGCCCGACTGCGGGCGCTCTCGCCGGCCGCGACCCTCGACCGGGGGTACGCCATCGTGCAGGACGCGGCCGGCCAGGTGGTCCGCTCCCCCGGCCAGGTGTCCGCCGGTGACCGGCTACGACTGCGGCTGGCCGGCGGCGATCTCGGTGCGGTGGCCAAACCGGATTCAACGGGCGAACAGGGACAGGGACAGGAACCGAGATGA
- a CDS encoding S8 family serine peptidase, producing MSKPRIWRRRTSAALLASVMVAGAVTLVGGASTASANPSTEADVLKDTPTDTLGSHDLDLLAEAEAKSEQTVTLIVATDKGQAPKVAAGLKELGGTIGNQVDEVGYVRARVPTSNVIKASKIPGVSAIDLNEEIALPDPTPESRAAASSVSTEAAGPGPDTPAVNPYMPTNETGAVSFKKSHPRWDGRNVVVGIMDSGIDLDHPALQTTTTGERKIVDWVTPIDPVFENDGTWRPMLTDATGPSFSYAGVTWTAPAGTYKINLFAENITVGGAANGDVNRDGDTTDRFGVLYDPATGDVRVDTDQDFDFTDEPLMRPYNESFDIGHFGTDDPATPIAEQVPFVVEYRTDVDTTPVGGPGLVDYVNIGMISSSHGTHVAGIVAANDMLGNEDFDGAAPGAKLVSSRACTFAGGCTAAALTDGMIDLVLVRGVDIINMSIGGLPALNDGNNARAQLYDILIDEYGVQMFISAGNSGPGANTIGDPSVAASVVSVGASISRDTWAANYGSEVRTRNAMFNFSSRGPREDGGFKPNISAPGSAISTVAGWEAGSPVPEAGYPLPPGYAMYNGTSMAAPQATGAVALLLSGAAANDLEVTPQQLRRALYTGARWINGVPAYAQGNGMLHVADTWKLLREGVEAPSYTVDAPVCTPISEFLATPNRGTGVYNRCAADAGGHRPGQFKSYPVTITRTTGPDSDVLHKLKWVGNDGTFAAPGQVVLPLNEPVTITVRATPESGIRSAILRVDNPFTSTVDFEIMNAVVASNPLPGPEFGFSTSGKVDRNGFTSYFVTVPEGASALQVNLSGLADGSQTRFIAINPWGVPVESTSSLVCFSNFSDPAGCKPDERDYQNPMPGVWEIEVESRRTSPLLQNPFTLTARVQGVTVDPATTVLENVTAGEPSPLSWTVTNTFGPVNVSGQGGSLGSASSERPTIADLEVQTFQVTVPAGATRLYVAIGNTSDLGADLDLFVYRGGSLIAYNADGDSEETVTINNPPAGVYDIEVDGYAVPAGTTEYDYLDVFYSTGLGTIAVEAGEVELANGASATLTGSVTVDSVPAAGRELFGEMLVVTEEGAVVGRGAVSVESVS from the coding sequence GTGAGTAAACCCCGCATCTGGAGACGGCGAACCTCGGCCGCGCTCCTGGCATCCGTCATGGTGGCCGGTGCCGTGACGCTGGTGGGTGGCGCCTCCACCGCGAGCGCCAACCCGTCGACCGAAGCCGACGTCTTGAAGGACACCCCTACCGATACGTTGGGGTCACATGATCTCGACCTGCTCGCCGAAGCCGAGGCCAAGAGTGAGCAGACCGTCACGCTGATCGTCGCGACCGACAAGGGTCAGGCCCCCAAGGTCGCGGCCGGGTTGAAGGAACTCGGCGGCACCATCGGCAACCAGGTCGACGAGGTCGGTTACGTGCGGGCCCGCGTGCCGACCAGCAACGTCATCAAGGCTTCGAAGATCCCCGGCGTGTCCGCGATCGACCTCAACGAGGAGATCGCGCTGCCCGACCCGACCCCGGAGAGCCGGGCAGCCGCTTCCTCCGTCTCGACCGAGGCCGCCGGCCCCGGACCGGACACCCCGGCGGTCAACCCCTACATGCCGACCAACGAGACCGGCGCGGTCTCGTTCAAGAAGAGCCACCCGCGGTGGGACGGCCGCAACGTCGTCGTCGGCATCATGGACTCCGGTATCGACCTGGACCACCCGGCGCTGCAGACCACCACCACCGGCGAGCGGAAAATCGTCGACTGGGTCACCCCGATCGACCCGGTGTTCGAAAACGACGGCACCTGGCGGCCGATGCTGACCGACGCCACCGGCCCCAGCTTCAGCTACGCCGGGGTCACCTGGACCGCCCCGGCCGGCACATACAAGATCAACCTGTTCGCGGAGAACATCACCGTCGGCGGAGCCGCCAACGGCGACGTCAACCGCGACGGTGACACCACCGACCGGTTCGGGGTGCTCTACGACCCGGCCACCGGCGACGTCCGCGTCGACACCGACCAGGACTTCGACTTCACCGACGAGCCGTTGATGCGCCCGTACAACGAGAGCTTCGACATCGGCCACTTCGGCACGGACGACCCGGCCACCCCGATCGCCGAGCAGGTGCCGTTCGTCGTCGAGTACCGCACCGACGTCGACACCACCCCGGTCGGCGGCCCCGGTCTGGTCGACTACGTCAACATCGGCATGATCTCCTCGTCGCACGGCACGCACGTCGCCGGCATCGTGGCCGCCAACGACATGCTGGGCAACGAGGACTTCGACGGTGCGGCACCCGGCGCCAAGCTGGTCTCCTCGCGGGCCTGCACGTTCGCCGGTGGCTGCACCGCCGCGGCGCTGACCGACGGCATGATCGACCTGGTGCTCGTCCGGGGCGTCGACATCATCAACATGTCGATCGGTGGTCTGCCCGCGCTCAACGACGGCAACAACGCCCGCGCGCAGCTCTACGACATCCTGATCGACGAGTACGGCGTGCAGATGTTCATCTCGGCCGGCAACTCGGGCCCGGGCGCCAACACGATCGGTGACCCGTCGGTGGCCGCCAGCGTGGTCAGCGTCGGCGCCAGCATCAGCCGGGACACCTGGGCGGCCAACTACGGCTCCGAGGTACGCACCCGCAACGCGATGTTCAACTTCTCCTCCCGCGGTCCCCGCGAGGACGGCGGATTCAAGCCGAACATCAGCGCCCCCGGCTCGGCCATCTCCACTGTCGCCGGTTGGGAGGCAGGCAGCCCGGTCCCCGAGGCCGGCTACCCGCTGCCGCCCGGCTACGCCATGTACAACGGCACCTCGATGGCCGCTCCGCAGGCCACCGGCGCCGTCGCCCTGCTGCTCTCCGGCGCCGCGGCCAACGACCTCGAGGTGACCCCGCAGCAGCTGCGGCGGGCGCTCTACACCGGGGCGCGGTGGATCAACGGCGTACCGGCGTACGCCCAGGGCAACGGCATGCTGCACGTCGCCGACACCTGGAAGCTGCTGCGCGAAGGCGTGGAAGCCCCCAGCTACACCGTCGACGCTCCGGTCTGCACCCCGATCTCGGAGTTCCTGGCCACCCCCAACCGGGGCACCGGCGTCTACAACCGGTGCGCAGCCGACGCGGGCGGACACCGGCCGGGTCAGTTCAAGTCCTACCCGGTGACCATCACCCGGACCACCGGACCGGACTCGGACGTGCTGCACAAGCTCAAGTGGGTCGGCAACGACGGCACCTTCGCCGCCCCCGGCCAGGTGGTGCTGCCGCTGAACGAGCCGGTCACCATCACCGTGCGGGCCACTCCGGAGAGCGGGATCCGCAGCGCGATCCTGCGGGTCGACAACCCGTTCACCTCGACGGTCGACTTCGAGATCATGAACGCGGTCGTGGCATCGAACCCGCTGCCCGGACCCGAGTTCGGGTTCAGCACCTCGGGCAAGGTGGACCGCAACGGCTTCACCTCGTACTTCGTGACGGTGCCGGAAGGCGCGTCGGCCCTGCAGGTCAACCTCTCCGGGCTGGCCGACGGGTCGCAGACCCGGTTCATCGCCATCAATCCGTGGGGCGTGCCGGTAGAGAGCACCAGCAGCCTGGTCTGCTTCAGCAACTTCTCCGACCCGGCCGGCTGCAAGCCGGACGAGCGCGACTACCAGAACCCGATGCCGGGTGTCTGGGAAATCGAGGTCGAGTCCCGGCGGACCTCGCCGCTGCTGCAGAACCCGTTCACGCTGACCGCACGGGTACAGGGCGTGACCGTGGACCCGGCCACCACGGTGCTGGAGAACGTCACCGCTGGTGAGCCCAGCCCGCTGAGCTGGACCGTCACCAACACCTTCGGCCCGGTCAACGTGTCCGGGCAGGGTGGTTCGCTGGGTTCGGCCAGCAGCGAGCGGCCGACCATCGCCGACCTCGAGGTGCAGACCTTCCAGGTCACGGTGCCGGCCGGGGCGACCCGGTTGTACGTGGCGATCGGCAACACCAGTGACCTCGGCGCCGACCTCGATCTGTTCGTCTACCGTGGCGGATCGTTGATCGCGTACAACGCCGACGGTGACTCGGAGGAGACGGTCACCATCAACAACCCGCCGGCCGGCGTCTACGACATCGAGGTCGACGGATACGCGGTGCCGGCCGGCACGACCGAGTACGACTACCTCGACGTGTTCTACTCGACAGGCCTGGGCACCATCGCGGTCGAGGCCGGAGAGGTCGAGTTGGCCAACGGGGCCAGCGCGACCCTCACCGGCAGCGTCACGGTTGACTCCGTACCGGCCGCTGGTCGGGAACTCTTCGGTGAGATGCTCGTCGTCACCGAGGAGGGCGCCGTCGTCGGCCGTGGCGCGGTCTCGGTCGAATCGGTCAGCTGA
- a CDS encoding IPT/TIG domain-containing protein gives MAGLSLAALLGTAGGLAVTAAPAHAAPGDAQARGLIVDLSAEVLGIPVIEASAVIGSVTAPPAGGTDTEALIDITLPGAIGVAADGTVLEVSATRGPISSFASSSVADVSLDILGVNVLTASAVEAAVSCPFVGPQTADTTLTGLTVFGLAEVLLPNGPSVDASAAVTVPGLVGAMLDVSLSRIETVTADSAAAATIVLTAELSGLLLGLPVVIPVGEVIIAEATCERPAAPAPPTASSIDPDSGPQSGGQTVTIVGSGFVPGDTAVAFDGLPATDVVVDPSGTSLTAVTPAHAPGVVDVVVTTGGGSTDPLAYTYLADGSDAVVTGLDPDFGPTSGGTTVTITGSGFTGASGVTFDGVAGTGFSVNPAGTEITVVTPPGAAGPADVVLVFPAGTADAGIFTYVPPTIVSVVPDSGPNTGGTSVTITGSGFSGATDVTFGGVPGTGLVVDPSGTSLTVVTPPGPVGPVDVVVVLPGDDAVAPDGFTYVVAPPTASSIDPDSGPQSGGQTVTIVGSGFVPGDTAVAFDGLPATDVVVDPSGTSLTAVTPAHAPGVVDVVVTTGGGSTDPLAYTYLADGSDAVVTGLDPDFGPTSGGTTVTITGSGFTGASGVTFDGVAGTGFSVNPAGTEITVVTPPGAAGPADVVLVFPAGTADAGIFTYVPPTIVSVVPDSGPNTGGTSVTITGSGFSGATDVTFGGVPGTGLVVDPSGTSLTVVTPPGPVGPVDVVVVLPGDDAVAPDGFTYVVAPPTASSIDPDSGPQSGGQTVTIVGSGFVPGDTAVAFDGLPATDVVVDPSGTSLTAVTPAHAPGVVDVVVTTGGGSTDPLAYTYLADGSDAVVTGLDPDFGPTSGGTTVTITGSGFTGASGVTFDGVAGTGFSVNPAGTEITVVTPPGAAGPADVVLVFPAGTADAGIFTYVPPTIVSVVPDSGPNTGGTSVTITGSGFSGATDVTFGGVPGTGLVVDPSGTSLTVVTPPGPVGPVDVVVVLPGDDAVAPDGFTYTSGPAPVIDSIDPNQGPAGGGTTVTVGGSGFVPGQTTVTICGRTIPASSVTVNSAGTSLTFVTPPCDVKHTTVRVTTPNGTSNEVAFRYVGLPVTGSATTNLITSGGALVVLGIALLLLARRRANLA, from the coding sequence GTGGCCGGCCTCTCGCTGGCCGCGCTACTTGGCACCGCTGGCGGATTGGCGGTGACAGCCGCGCCAGCCCACGCCGCTCCCGGTGATGCGCAGGCGAGGGGGTTGATCGTCGACCTCTCGGCGGAGGTGCTCGGAATTCCGGTGATCGAGGCCAGCGCGGTGATCGGTTCGGTGACCGCCCCACCCGCTGGCGGCACCGATACCGAGGCCCTGATCGACATCACCCTGCCCGGTGCCATCGGGGTCGCTGCCGACGGCACCGTCCTCGAGGTCAGCGCGACCAGAGGCCCGATCTCGTCGTTCGCGTCGTCGTCGGTCGCCGACGTGTCGTTGGATATCCTCGGTGTGAACGTGCTGACCGCCTCGGCGGTCGAGGCCGCGGTCAGCTGCCCGTTCGTCGGCCCGCAGACCGCCGACACGACGCTGACCGGGCTGACCGTGTTCGGCTTGGCGGAAGTCCTGCTCCCCAACGGGCCGAGCGTCGACGCGAGCGCCGCGGTGACGGTTCCGGGTCTGGTCGGAGCAATGCTCGACGTGTCGTTGTCGCGTATCGAGACTGTCACCGCCGACAGTGCGGCGGCGGCGACCATCGTGCTCACCGCGGAACTCTCGGGCCTGCTCCTCGGGCTTCCGGTGGTCATTCCGGTCGGCGAGGTCATCATCGCGGAGGCCACCTGTGAACGTCCGGCCGCGCCGGCGCCGCCGACGGCGTCGTCGATTGATCCGGATTCTGGTCCGCAGTCTGGTGGTCAGACGGTGACGATCGTGGGTTCGGGGTTTGTGCCTGGTGACACTGCGGTGGCGTTTGACGGGTTGCCGGCTACTGATGTGGTGGTGGATCCGTCGGGTACGTCGTTGACGGCGGTGACTCCGGCGCACGCGCCTGGTGTGGTCGATGTGGTGGTGACCACTGGTGGTGGTTCGACGGATCCGTTGGCGTACACGTATCTGGCTGATGGTTCGGATGCGGTGGTGACCGGGTTGGATCCTGATTTCGGGCCGACGTCTGGTGGTACCACGGTGACGATCACGGGTTCGGGTTTCACGGGGGCGTCCGGGGTCACGTTCGATGGTGTGGCGGGTACGGGGTTCTCGGTGAATCCGGCGGGTACGGAGATCACGGTGGTGACTCCGCCGGGTGCTGCTGGTCCGGCTGATGTGGTGTTGGTGTTCCCGGCGGGTACGGCGGACGCGGGCATCTTCACGTATGTGCCGCCGACGATTGTTTCGGTGGTGCCGGATTCGGGTCCGAACACGGGTGGCACGTCGGTGACGATCACGGGTTCCGGGTTTTCCGGGGCGACTGATGTGACGTTCGGTGGTGTGCCGGGGACTGGTCTGGTGGTGGATCCGTCGGGTACGTCGTTGACGGTGGTGACGCCGCCGGGGCCGGTGGGTCCGGTTGATGTGGTGGTGGTGTTGCCGGGTGACGACGCGGTCGCTCCGGACGGGTTCACGTATGTTGTCGCGCCGCCGACGGCGTCGTCGATTGATCCGGATTCTGGTCCGCAGTCTGGTGGTCAGACGGTGACGATCGTGGGTTCGGGGTTTGTGCCTGGTGACACTGCGGTGGCGTTTGACGGGTTGCCGGCTACTGATGTGGTGGTGGATCCGTCGGGTACGTCGTTGACGGCGGTGACTCCGGCGCACGCGCCTGGTGTGGTCGATGTGGTGGTGACCACTGGTGGTGGTTCGACGGATCCGTTGGCGTACACGTATCTGGCTGATGGTTCGGATGCGGTGGTGACCGGGTTGGATCCTGATTTCGGGCCGACGTCTGGTGGTACCACGGTGACGATCACGGGTTCGGGTTTCACGGGGGCGTCCGGGGTCACGTTCGATGGTGTGGCGGGTACGGGGTTCTCGGTGAATCCGGCGGGTACGGAGATCACGGTGGTGACTCCGCCGGGTGCTGCTGGTCCGGCTGATGTGGTGTTGGTGTTCCCGGCGGGTACGGCGGACGCGGGCATCTTCACGTATGTGCCGCCGACGATTGTTTCGGTGGTGCCGGATTCGGGTCCGAACACGGGTGGCACGTCGGTGACGATCACGGGTTCCGGGTTTTCCGGGGCGACTGATGTGACGTTCGGTGGTGTGCCGGGGACTGGTCTGGTGGTGGATCCGTCGGGTACGTCGTTGACGGTGGTGACGCCGCCGGGGCCGGTGGGTCCGGTTGATGTGGTGGTGGTGTTGCCGGGTGACGACGCGGTCGCTCCGGACGGGTTCACGTATGTTGTCGCGCCGCCGACGGCGTCGTCGATTGATCCGGATTCTGGTCCGCAGTCTGGTGGTCAGACGGTGACGATCGTGGGTTCGGGGTTTGTGCCTGGTGACACTGCGGTGGCGTTTGACGGGTTGCCGGCTACTGATGTGGTGGTGGATCCGTCGGGTACGTCGTTGACGGCGGTGACTCCGGCGCACGCGCCTGGTGTGGTCGATGTGGTGGTGACCACTGGTGGTGGTTCGACGGATCCGTTGGCGTACACGTATCTGGCTGATGGTTCGGATGCGGTGGTGACCGGGTTGGATCCTGATTTCGGGCCGACGTCTGGTGGTACCACGGTGACGATCACGGGTTCGGGTTTCACGGGGGCGTCCGGGGTCACGTTCGATGGTGTGGCGGGTACGGGGTTCTCGGTGAATCCGGCGGGTACGGAGATCACGGTGGTGACTCCGCCGGGTGCTGCTGGTCCGGCTGATGTGGTGTTGGTGTTCCCGGCGGGTACGGCGGACGCGGGCATCTTCACGTATGTGCCGCCGACGATTGTTTCGGTGGTGCCGGATTCGGGTCCGAACACGGGTGGCACGTCGGTGACGATCACGGGTTCCGGGTTTTCCGGGGCGACTGATGTGACGTTCGGTGGTGTGCCGGGGACTGGTCTGGTGGTGGATCCGTCGGGTACGTCGTTGACGGTGGTGACGCCGCCGGGGCCGGTGGGTCCGGTTGATGTGGTGGTGGTGTTGCCGGGTGACGACGCGGTCGCTCCGGACGGGTTCACCTACACCTCTGGTCCGGCGCCGGTGATCGATTCGATCGATCCGAACCAAGGACCGGCTGGCGGCGGCACGACGGTGACGGTGGGCGGGAGCGGATTCGTTCCCGGCCAGACCACGGTCACGATCTGTGGTCGTACCATTCCGGCGAGTTCGGTGACGGTCAACAGCGCCGGAACGTCGCTGACGTTCGTCACTCCACCCTGCGACGTCAAGCACACGACCGTCAGGGTGACCACGCCGAACGGGACTTCGAACGAGGTCGCCTTCCGGTACGTCGGACTGCCGGTCACCGGTAGTGCGACTACGAACCTGATCACCAGTGGTGGTGCCCTCGTGGTCCTGGGCATCGCACTGCTTCTCCTCGCCCGTAGGCGCGCGAACCTGGCGTAG
- a CDS encoding DNA recombination protein RmuC yields MLSPVDVATVAVVIVCLGCGGALGWFAARSRSTTEIARLEATLRATRDGEGRLEQSMRALSYEATAQSQEAVARAVAPLHDALRRYEQRIAELEHDRVDSYAQLREQVRAMNAVSGELRTETKQLVAALRAPQVRGRWGEHQLRRIVEAAGLLEHCDFAEQVTATTEHQGVRPDLVVRLHGGRSVVVDAKAPFDAYLSAMEARDERSRDQQLDNHARHLRAHVDALAAKEYWSAFDQTPEFVVLFVPADPFLDAALQRDATLMEHAFRRDVVLATPATLVALLRTVAYSWRQEALARNAVAVHTLARELYGRLATLGDHVSKLGNALGGAVTAYNRAVGSLEARVLVSARKLADLGVSDTELVTPAQVEVAPRQAQAPELVEPADAGAARPARPEWTG; encoded by the coding sequence ATGCTTTCCCCCGTGGATGTCGCGACGGTGGCGGTGGTTATCGTCTGTCTGGGCTGCGGCGGTGCGCTCGGCTGGTTCGCCGCCCGGTCCCGGTCGACGACCGAGATCGCCCGTCTGGAGGCCACGTTGCGGGCCACCCGTGACGGCGAGGGCCGGCTCGAGCAGTCGATGCGGGCCCTGTCGTACGAGGCGACCGCCCAGTCGCAGGAGGCGGTGGCGCGGGCGGTGGCGCCGCTGCACGACGCGCTGCGGCGCTACGAGCAGCGAATCGCCGAACTGGAACACGACCGGGTCGATTCGTACGCGCAACTGCGCGAACAGGTCCGGGCGATGAACGCCGTTTCCGGGGAATTGCGGACCGAAACCAAACAGTTGGTCGCCGCGTTGCGCGCGCCGCAGGTCCGGGGCCGGTGGGGCGAGCACCAGCTGCGGCGGATCGTCGAGGCGGCCGGCCTGCTGGAGCACTGCGACTTCGCCGAGCAGGTCACCGCGACCACCGAGCATCAGGGGGTACGCCCGGACCTGGTGGTCCGGTTGCACGGTGGCCGGTCGGTGGTGGTCGACGCAAAGGCACCGTTCGACGCCTACCTGTCGGCGATGGAGGCGCGCGACGAGCGTTCCCGCGATCAGCAACTGGACAATCACGCTCGGCACCTGCGGGCGCATGTGGACGCGTTGGCGGCCAAGGAATACTGGTCCGCCTTTGATCAGACGCCGGAGTTCGTCGTGTTGTTCGTGCCGGCCGACCCGTTCCTCGACGCGGCGTTGCAGCGCGACGCGACCCTGATGGAGCACGCGTTCCGCCGCGACGTCGTGTTGGCCACCCCGGCGACCCTGGTGGCGTTGCTGCGCACCGTCGCGTACTCCTGGCGGCAGGAGGCGTTGGCCCGCAACGCGGTCGCGGTGCACACGCTGGCCCGTGAGCTGTACGGGCGGCTGGCCACGTTGGGCGATCACGTGTCGAAGCTGGGTAACGCCCTCGGTGGCGCGGTGACGGCGTACAACCGGGCGGTGGGCTCGCTGGAGGCGCGGGTCCTGGTCAGCGCGCGCAAGTTGGCCGATCTCGGGGTATCCGACACTGAGTTGGTCACGCCAGCGCAGGTCGAGGTGGCTCCCCGGCAGGCGCAGGCACCGGAGTTGGTGGAGCCGGCCGACGCCGGCGCCGCGCGTCCGGCACGTCCGGAGTGGACCGGTTGA
- a CDS encoding SGNH/GDSL hydrolase family protein: MRYVAIGDSFTEGLGDELPDGTVRGWADLVAAGLAAASDSPVRYANLAVRGRLLEPIVTEQLDRALSLSPTPTMITLNGGGNDMMRPGTDLSRLVALTEGAVRRCAAAGVRLVLLSGGDPSARLPFGSVMRRRGVALTAATAELAARHGLDFIDVFSDAEIRREQYWSTDRLHLNSAGHRRVASLVLDGLGYATEAHVVEPTPVGQRSLLVEARYYRKFVLPWIGRRLGGRSSGDGRSAKYLDWTPVHAG, translated from the coding sequence GTGCGGTACGTGGCGATCGGGGACAGCTTCACCGAAGGGCTCGGCGACGAGTTGCCGGACGGGACGGTACGTGGCTGGGCGGATCTCGTCGCCGCCGGACTCGCCGCCGCCAGCGACAGCCCCGTGCGGTACGCCAACCTGGCGGTCCGGGGACGGTTGCTGGAGCCGATCGTCACCGAACAGCTCGACCGGGCGCTGTCGCTGTCCCCCACGCCGACGATGATCACGCTCAACGGCGGCGGCAACGACATGATGCGACCCGGCACGGACCTGTCCCGGCTGGTGGCGCTCACCGAAGGCGCGGTACGCCGATGCGCCGCCGCCGGCGTACGGCTGGTGCTGCTCAGCGGTGGCGACCCGTCGGCGCGGCTGCCGTTCGGCTCGGTGATGCGGCGGCGGGGGGTCGCGTTGACCGCCGCCACCGCCGAGTTGGCGGCCCGGCACGGCCTCGACTTCATCGACGTGTTCAGCGACGCCGAGATCCGCCGCGAGCAGTACTGGTCGACCGACCGATTGCATCTCAACTCGGCCGGGCACCGTCGGGTGGCCAGCCTGGTGCTGGACGGGCTGGGCTACGCCACCGAGGCGCACGTGGTCGAACCGACACCGGTCGGCCAGCGGAGTCTGCTTGTCGAGGCCCGGTACTACCGGAAGTTCGTGCTGCCCTGGATCGGGCGCCGGCTGGGCGGCCGGTCGTCGGGCGATGGTCGCAGCGCGAAGTACCTGGACTGGACCCCGGTCCACGCCGGCTGA
- a CDS encoding 4-hydroxy-3-methylbut-2-enyl diphosphate reductase produces MSTTARKRVLLANPRGYCAGVDRAVQTVEEALKLYGAPVYVRKQIVHNKHVVSTLEAKGAIFVEENEEVPHGATVVFSAHGVAPEVHEQAKARALKAIDATCPLVTKVHQEARRFAAQDYDILLIGHEGHEEVIGTSGEAPAHIQLVDGPDDADTITVRDPEKVVWLSQTTLSVDETMETVARLKRRLPMLQSPPSDDICYATSNRQQVVKQIAPECDVMLVVGSRNSSNSVRLVEVALGAGARAGYLIDFASEIDDAWLAGATTIGLTSGASVPDDLVHEVVDHLAERGFADVEQVTTVEETITFSLPSELRRDMRAAAAGTDLRSAAS; encoded by the coding sequence GTGAGCACCACTGCACGCAAGCGGGTGCTACTGGCGAACCCCCGTGGCTACTGCGCCGGCGTGGACCGCGCGGTGCAGACCGTCGAAGAGGCGCTGAAGCTCTACGGCGCGCCGGTCTACGTACGCAAGCAGATCGTGCACAACAAGCACGTGGTCTCGACCCTGGAAGCCAAGGGAGCGATCTTCGTCGAGGAGAACGAAGAGGTGCCGCACGGCGCGACGGTGGTCTTTTCCGCCCACGGGGTCGCCCCCGAGGTGCACGAGCAGGCCAAGGCCCGCGCGCTGAAGGCGATCGACGCCACCTGCCCGCTGGTCACCAAGGTCCACCAGGAGGCCCGCCGGTTCGCCGCCCAGGACTACGACATCCTGCTGATCGGTCACGAGGGCCACGAAGAGGTGATCGGCACGTCCGGTGAGGCCCCGGCGCACATCCAGCTGGTCGACGGCCCCGACGACGCCGACACGATCACCGTACGCGACCCGGAAAAGGTGGTCTGGCTGTCCCAGACCACGCTGTCGGTGGACGAGACCATGGAGACGGTGGCCCGGCTCAAGCGGCGGCTGCCGATGCTGCAGTCGCCTCCCTCGGACGACATCTGCTACGCCACGTCCAACCGTCAGCAGGTGGTGAAGCAGATCGCCCCCGAGTGCGACGTGATGCTGGTGGTCGGCTCCCGCAACTCGTCCAACTCGGTTCGGCTCGTCGAGGTGGCGCTCGGCGCGGGGGCCCGCGCCGGCTACCTGATCGACTTCGCCAGCGAGATCGACGACGCCTGGCTGGCCGGTGCCACCACGATCGGGTTGACCTCCGGTGCCAGCGTGCCCGACGACTTGGTGCACGAGGTCGTCGACCATCTGGCCGAGCGCGGGTTCGCCGACGTGGAGCAGGTCACCACGGTGGAGGAGACGATCACCTTCTCTCTGCCGTCCGAGCTGCGGCGGGACATGCGCGCCGCGGCGGCGGGAACGGATCTTCGCTCCGCCGCGTCATAA